The Clupea harengus chromosome 22, Ch_v2.0.2, whole genome shotgun sequence genomic sequence AAACAATGGTTGGAAAACAGAGGCAGGAAGTAAAcagaagcacatgtacacacaacagGCAAAGAGTGTTCTTGTTGGTGTCCCCTAGAGGCCTGAAGGTCACAGGTTCCATCTCTTGATTCGATTTCTGAACAGTACTGCATTGTAAGAATATACAGGAAATTGGTCAGTTTTTACGTTTGTATTCTTACATTCACTGCGTAGTATTCCAGACTCACCCTAAGTGTATCTTTAGATACATGACTGCAGgttttgtgtatatttattttggtttatttcagttttgtttttcttaattAAGTAATTGTATACTGCcacttcttttctccttttaaGGTTTTTAATCCCCACCAGAATTATTTGTAGAGTTTAGAAAGGTACAGTACTctataattatatttttttaaccGTCCGtatgtgtgttagcagtgtgtgcatgagaaaaTTGTATAATGTATTTGGTAAAATAATGACCTCAGTAATGTGTAGCAGCTGATATCCTTTTGTAAATAACATTTTGAAGCACATGCTATGAGGAATAAAACCTCCTTTGTGTAAAACTGGTGTGGTCTTAAATTGGTTTGCTGTGTGACATACCTTATACAtaatgtgcatgtttatgtccTTTCCTTGTTTACACTATATTGTGAGCAACTTCACATACCAAGTGAACAGCTACATGTCTTTATTGTCTTATTAGCATTCATATTCACATTACATCGCCCCATGATTCATTTGAACCGTTGACTACTTTTGAGGCCGACTCCTCCTATGCTCACTACACTACAGTGTTGGCCTCATGTCTCGGTGGTTGATTGGCAGTGCTTTGGCAATATTCACCGTTTCAAGAGGTGCCAGGATTTGCAGATGTTCTGGCTGCAACGTATGTCCATCACCCTGCCCAGACAGCACCTGAGAGTGTGTCCGTGCCAGATTTGGGTCGGGTCGGGTCTCAAGTATGACCAGATGTTATGTTTATTCTCTGGTCTCAGGAACTGGAAAGTGAAAACTACAGTATCTCTCACTATCTGATTCTGTTCCATCGCCCTCTCTGTCCAATGGATTTTGGGTATTCTGGAAAGAGAAAACGAGCAAACCCATATAGGCCAAGAATGTAGGCTAGGCAAAGTTCCTGATACAGTGGATGTCCACTAAACTGATTTACCATTTTCTATACTACTACTCACCATTATTTTGTACTTATATTATGCATATATTATACGTTTGTAAGGACCTTATAAACCCTTGCTACACTTACATGTGCTGGGAGGTTGTTTTCAAATTCAGGTCCCATAGCTGCTGGTCTTATCTGTGTTCCGAGTAAGTGGCCCTCAGAAGAATTATCGTTCTCCTCCACTCTCGGCTGAAGGAACTGTGGTGCCTCTTCTACTCCGGGCTCGGGGTCCTGAGGGTCGACATGCTCTCCATGAGCCTCACCCACAGCCTGAACTTGGGGCACAGCTAAAGGAGGAGGGTTGTGGTTGCCCCGGCGTCGGAGGAGGGCCCTGATGAATGTATGTCCCTGAGttgtgtgagaaaaaaagaaatatcaagTATTTACACTATTGTGTTAAATACTTAACTGGTTCACCTGTAGCCCCCCATGGCTAGTCAACCTAGGGACTCTGTTTTGGAAGCCAAGCTGTAGGTGAATTCAGAGAAATGTAATAACGAATTAAGCCTTGCGCTTGGATTCTTCACATTTGCGAAGCAGGCTACTCACCAGAATAATTAGTAGAAGAGTCATGCCGATCTTGAAGAGGTCAGCAAGCGGTGCATGCTTTAAAATCATAATCGGGGCCCACAACCCGTGGGTTTCGTAGCACTTTGCACATGGGTCATCCTTATCGAGAAGAAAAGACGATTGAAAATGTgcgcgtgcatgagtgtgaaaAAGGCGAACGTGTTTAAACCAGACTATACATTTATGACTGAACTGAAAGAGAAAACGAAATATTGCTAGATCGATCAAGATTATCAGTCTTACCTTTCTTTTCATACTTTGAGATACCGAATCGTATCTCAGCATGTCTATGTAGTCAACCCACTCATCGTTGCTTCCTGTTGAATAACCCATCAGTAGGAATATAAATACCGGTAATACTTTACTCATATGCATGTTGTAAAGATTTGTGTAGTACAGTCACTCGGTTTGGTAGCGTAAATAAGACGGAACGGAAGAGACTGCCCACAGTATGAAACTGAAAGTGTTTCACCAGTGTTGCCAAAAATAAATTGACAAACTATCGAGCACGAGTTGAAAGCACAAGCAGGCCCGGCTGTAGGGTGCCATGACTGGTGGTAGTAGAAATATTTTGTATAGGTGAACATGGATTAATTTCTGGGGGTGGGGTTCTGCCACACGCATACCAGAAAATGGGCGCGGTGCCAAACAGGTAGTACACTCTGATTGAGTGAAAGTCAGAAAAATGGCAGTGACCAAATAACTTTTTAAAAGATGAATGTGCCATTTATACGGTAAGATCATCCATGGAGCATATTCTGCCTTTCAATCAAGAACGCATTTGGTCTCTCGTCTTCTGATTGCGAAATTTAGAGGAAGTTGCTTTTGGGGCATTTGAGATTTGCAAGGGGGCCAACATGTTCTAGTGTTGAACTGGTCTGAGGTAGGGTGATGCGGTTTGACTTGATTTGAGGGATGGATTTGGCCTGCAGCCCCCAACTGAATAGGtatgatatatacagtatacaatatacaatatacaatgtgtgtgtgtgtctatatatatatatatagacacacacacacacattgtatgtaTTGGCCATGAACAATGTGAACAAATGTATTGATTGGTTCTCCCGATGCTTTCAGATATGTAACACCATCTGAATTTGTATATACTCCGAAATAACTTCAACAGTTGAGTAGTGACAGAAAGGCCTTTACTCCAACATCACTGCAGCAGTCACACTTATCAGCACTAGTAGCTTTTTACATCGTATTTATATCAAAGCTAACAAGATACAACTAAGAGAAATTATAATGTacatcaaaataaaacaataaatatgAATTAGTTAAATAATTTGGTTAAAATAAATGACTGTACACAATGCAacaatattaaattaaatataatatgCATTTTAAAATATTAGTTCCTTGGAAAAAGTGCAACTGTAACATAAGATCAAGCCACTAATACATAAAAAAACGATATAAAAATTAATTGTGTTAGAATGTTATGCTTCTGACAAAATTGTTCCCTTTTGCAAAGACAGTGACTGACCCTGAATTACATTTAGTCAATGCCACTACATGACACCATAAGGAAGCGAAACAGAGAAGAAAGTTATAAAACATGTATCCCATGAACCTTTGAATTTTCAAACATTTGATCAGAACTCTGAGATTCACACTACATACTTATGAGTGTTACAGCAAATGCAAGCAAGCCAGGTTTTGTGGCTGCCACAGAACATTAATTTACAATAATCAAAATCGTTACAGAACACTGctcattttgacatttttcaTATTTTACGAAACAGATCAAAAGCTTTCAGACAGCGCAGAGCAGGCATTTGCCAGTTTCAAATAATCTTTTAGTAACACAAGTGACAACCTGGACAGTATATGACTATGGCCTagatctggcccaggtctggtgCTGATCTGGCCCGGGTCCGGATGCTCCAGCATCCACCTGGGAAACACGGACTAATTTTGTTCTCATACCCAACTGAGTGCTTCATAATGGATAATAGGCTTGCATGACTTTACCTCACACTTGTTCTTTTTAAAGTAATAGCAGCTTTGCACATGCTCCAATACAACACTATGGAACTTGAAAGGAATGCCGAAATGTTCACATCATGCTTTATCATTATAttattctttgtttttttattctgcGATTGTGCAAAGGGATATGGAAAGGCTGAAGAGAGCTATGCAATCTTTTACACAGAGAACTTGGAGAAGTGTctaagaaaagacagaaagagttgCTCCAGGaacccctgtacacacacacacacacacacacacacacacacacacacacacacacacacacacacacacacacacagagacacacacagacacacacacacacacacacacacacacacacacacacacacacacacacagatccctcaCAGAAGGGTAGCATACTCTGTTTTTCTATAATTAGTAAAGCTGTTTTTTTAAACGGATAAAACTGGAGCCCATTTCACAAGGCACCAACTGAGCAACATTTGAGCTAAAGCCTCTATTCTTGTTTCATTCGTattgttttttaaacacaggTGCACATGGGGAATGTGGTGGATCATGTCATTCTTCTGAGAcactagcagagagagagaaggaatgattTTAAATTTTTCACAGAACAGCTCTATCCCTTTTTAGTATATGCACATGGACAGGAAACATTATCTCGAGTCTTGCAATTTACAAGGTGTGGCTATTATATGACAAAGCTATAATTATATAAGTATACAAGTTTAACGAGTATAACAAGTTTTCTTTATTACGACTGAATTACAGCACTAG encodes the following:
- the LOC116218362 gene encoding uncharacterized protein LOC116218362, which translates into the protein MHMSKVLPVFIFLLMGYSTGSNDEWVDYIDMLRYDSVSQSMKRKDDPCAKCYETHGLWAPIMILKHAPLADLFKIGMTLLLIILGHTFIRALLRRRGNHNPPPLAVPQVQAVGEAHGEHVDPQDPEPGVEEAPQFLQPRVEENDNSSEGHLLGTQIRPAAMGPEFENNLPAHNTQNPLDREGDGTESDSERYCSFHFPVPETRE